Within Massilia endophytica, the genomic segment CTCGGCGGGAACGCTGGTGGCCTCCGGCGATACGGGGGCGGGCGGCTGCACTTCAGGCAGCGCGCTGGCGGGCAGCGGCACCTGCTGCGCGGGCGGCGGCGAGGCCGCGACCGGCGCGGCCGCCGGCGTGGTGGCGGCCGGCAGGCGATCCACCGGCACGCTGCGTCCGAGATATAGAACCGCCGCCACGACGCCGATCACGACGCCGAGCATTAAAGTCATCAGCCATTTCATGGCAATCCTCCCGATTGAAGGTCTACTCCTGCAGTATGGCGGGGAAACCGGGTTTGACCTGGTCCGCCACCAGCGCCGCATCCCAGTTCGTCAGCCGGATGCAACCATGCGATTGCGTCTTGCCGATCGACCCCGGCTCCGGCGTGCCGTGAATGCCGTAGTGGTCCTTGGACAGGTCGATCCAGACCACGCCGACGGGATTGTTCGGCCCCGGCGGGATCCTGGCCTTGCCCTCGCCGGGCTGCGCGTCCCAGAACAGCTTGGGGTTGTAATTGAAATCCGGATTGCGGCCAACGCCGTTGATCTTCCATTCGCCCACGGGCAGGGGATCGTGCTCGCTGCCCGTGCTGGCCGGGAACTGGGCGATGGTCTTGCCGCCTGCATCGAGCAGCATGAGCACGTGGTCGGAGCGGTCCACCACCAGCTTCGCGGCGGGCAGCAGCGGAGCGGAGGCGGCCACATTGGGCACCATGAGCTGCTCGCCCGCGCGCGAAAAGTCCTTGCCGGGATTGAGCTTCTTCAGCAGCGCGGGGCTGGCGTGGAAGCGTTCGCCGAGGGCTTCTTCGACGCTGGAGTAGGTGAGGGCGCTCAGTTTGGCCTTGTCCGCCATGGACTCGGGAATGGGCTGGTAGGGGCCTGCCACGTCGGCGTCCGTCACCGTGTAGCTGCTCAGGAGGGGCTGGCCGTCGTCCAGCGCATCGAGCGTGGCCTGGTCCACCTTGCCGGTCGCGGGCAGGCCGCGGGCGCGCTGGAAGCCGAGCAGCGCCTGTTTCATGTTGCCGCCGTACCTGCCGTCGATCTGGCCGGGCGAGAAATGGGCGCGGTCCAGCAGGACCTGGGCCTTGAGGTCGGGCGGCAGGCCGCCATTCTGCGCCTGGGCGAAGGCGCTCGCGAAGAGGAGTGTCAGGAAGGCTTTTTTCATGGCACCAGTGTGCCGCCGCAGGGCAGGGTGTTCTGTACGGTAGCGCACTTCGTGCGGGCCATGAAAAAAGGCCGCCGGGGTAAGCCGGCGGCCTTTCAGGACGTTTCAGTCAGATGAAGCAGCGATCAGCGGTCGCCCCATGGACGGCGCGGTGCATCGCCGGTGCGGGGGGCGCTGCCCTTGTAGCCGCCACCTTCGCGGCGGAAACCACCTTCGCTGCGATAGCCGCCTTCCTTGCGGAAGCCGCCCTCGGAACGGAAGCCGCCTTCGCTGCGGTAGCCGCCTTCACGCTGGCCTTCGGTGCGGAAAGGAGCGCCTTCGCTGCGATAGTGGGCGCCGCCTTCGCGCGGTGCGCCCGGCTTGCCGAAGGAGCGCTGGCCCGGCTTGCGGCCGTCGCCCGGCTTCCAGCCCGGACGGGCGGCGGAGCGCGGAGGCGCGCTGCGCTTCGGCTCGAAGCCTTCCACCACATTGACCGGAATGGTCTGCTTGGTGAAGCGTTCGATGCGGCGCACGTGCATGCCTTCGGAGTGGTTCACCAGCGAGATCGCCAGGCCGTTGCGGCCTGCACGGCCGGTACGGCCGATGCGGTGCACGTAGTCCTCTGGGAACTTCGGCAGGTCGTAGTTGAACACGTGGGTGATGTTCGGCACGTCGATGCCGCGCGCGGCCACGTCGGTGGCGACCAGCACTTTCACGTTACCGCGGCGCAGGCCGTCCAGCGTGCGGTTGCGGGCGCCCTGATGCATGTCGCCATGCAGCGCGGCGGCCGAGAAACCGGCGATGTTCAGGCGGTCGGCAATGGTGTCCGCGTCGCGCTTGGTGGCGGTGAACACCACGGCCTGGTCCAGCGTTTCGTCGCGCAGCAGGTGGTCCAGCAGGCGGTTCTTGTGCGACAGGTCGTCCACGAAGTGCACGCGCTGCTGAATGTTCTCGTGCTTGGCGGTGGTGCTGGCGATCTGGATGGTCAGCGGGTCCTTGGTGATGCGGCGGGCCATATTGCCCACCACGCCGTCCAGGGTGGCCGAGAACAGCATGGTCTGGCGCGACTCCGGCGTGGCGGCCACGATCTTCTCGATATCGTCGATGAAGCCCATGTCCAGCATGCGGTCCGCTTCGTCCAGCACCAGGATCTGGAGCTGCGAGAAGTCGATCTTGCCCGATTCCATATGGTCGATCAGGCGGCCCGGCGTCGCCACCAGGATTTCAGGATTGCGCGACAGCAGCTGCATCTGCTTCGGATAAGGCATGCCGCCCAGGATGGACACGGCCTTCATGCGGCGCAGGTTGACAGCGTACTTGTCGGTGTTGGTGGTGACCTGCAAAGCCAGTTCGCGGGTCGGGGTCAGCACCAGCATCTTGGGCTGGGCTGGACGGAAACGTGGACGCTCGCCGCGCGCTTGCGCAGCCTGGCGTTCCTGGTTCGGCGTGCGGCCGCCGGAAGGCTCCTGGTCGGCGAGGCGGTGCAGGGACGGCAGCATGAAGGCCGCGGTCTTGCCGGAACCGGTTTGCGAGGACACCAGCAGGTCCTTGCCCTGAATGGCGGCCGGAACGGCCTGCTCCTGCACGGGCGTGGGCTTGGTGTAGCCGGCGTCGGTCAGCGCTTTCAGGATGGACGGGTGGAGGCCTAGTGCTTCAAAACTCATTCGAATCTTTCGTAAAAATCATGCAAATAAACGCAGACAACGTCAACCAAACGAAACGGCTCTAGACACTGAGAATAGAAATTTCGGCACAAAAGCTTTGCGCCGGGACGGTGTCCTGTAACGACACCTGAGGCGGGGGGGCTTTTTATAAGCGCCATCCACTGGGGATGCGC encodes:
- a CDS encoding L,D-transpeptidase family protein produces the protein MKKAFLTLLFASAFAQAQNGGLPPDLKAQVLLDRAHFSPGQIDGRYGGNMKQALLGFQRARGLPATGKVDQATLDALDDGQPLLSSYTVTDADVAGPYQPIPESMADKAKLSALTYSSVEEALGERFHASPALLKKLNPGKDFSRAGEQLMVPNVAASAPLLPAAKLVVDRSDHVLMLLDAGGKTIAQFPASTGSEHDPLPVGEWKINGVGRNPDFNYNPKLFWDAQPGEGKARIPPGPNNPVGVVWIDLSKDHYGIHGTPEPGSIGKTQSHGCIRLTNWDAALVADQVKPGFPAILQE
- a CDS encoding DEAD/DEAH box helicase, which translates into the protein MSFEALGLHPSILKALTDAGYTKPTPVQEQAVPAAIQGKDLLVSSQTGSGKTAAFMLPSLHRLADQEPSGGRTPNQERQAAQARGERPRFRPAQPKMLVLTPTRELALQVTTNTDKYAVNLRRMKAVSILGGMPYPKQMQLLSRNPEILVATPGRLIDHMESGKIDFSQLQILVLDEADRMLDMGFIDDIEKIVAATPESRQTMLFSATLDGVVGNMARRITKDPLTIQIASTTAKHENIQQRVHFVDDLSHKNRLLDHLLRDETLDQAVVFTATKRDADTIADRLNIAGFSAAALHGDMHQGARNRTLDGLRRGNVKVLVATDVAARGIDVPNITHVFNYDLPKFPEDYVHRIGRTGRAGRNGLAISLVNHSEGMHVRRIERFTKQTIPVNVVEGFEPKRSAPPRSAARPGWKPGDGRKPGQRSFGKPGAPREGGAHYRSEGAPFRTEGQREGGYRSEGGFRSEGGFRKEGGYRSEGGFRREGGGYKGSAPRTGDAPRRPWGDR